A window of the Janthinobacterium agaricidamnosum NBRC 102515 = DSM 9628 genome harbors these coding sequences:
- a CDS encoding ExeA family protein: MYTQFFNLKQSPFSIAPDPRYLFMSERHREALAHLLYGVKGGGGFVLLTGEIGAGKTTVARCFIEQIPENCTLAYIFNPKLSVTELLQSICEEFRITPATTAEGVKAYVDAINLYLLESHAQGRNNVLIIDEAQNLSADVLEQLRLLTNLETSERKLLQIILIGQPELRAMLARPELEQLAQRVIARYHLGSLSADETASYVSHRLAVAGLVSAVPFPARLMAQVHQLSRGVPRRINSLCDRALLGAYVENQQQVNRTILTRAAAEIFGGQGDAPVVRNGRWQQVALGVVAGAAISALVAWQVSAHHAATPPRPLAKAAAAVPAPASAAIVAPIILPASSSADTLRQLAALWGDALPEGEPCQVALKMNLRCHASKGGLDELRLLDRPAMLALSDAAGTPAYVLLTSLSDSSATLNIGGKPQTVSPDQLAARFDGAFVTFWRAPRSWRDEVTAGDKGPDVDWLARQLAQLHGLPKPAGKQPLDAHMQDLLREFQQSQKLKADGVAGPKTFIRLIQLGGGKEPRLSGAAPLTVAVAGK; the protein is encoded by the coding sequence ATGTACACGCAATTTTTCAACCTGAAACAATCGCCGTTTTCCATCGCCCCCGATCCTCGCTATCTGTTCATGAGCGAACGCCACCGCGAGGCGCTGGCGCACTTGCTGTATGGCGTCAAGGGCGGCGGCGGCTTTGTCTTGCTGACCGGCGAGATCGGCGCCGGCAAGACCACCGTGGCGCGTTGTTTCATCGAACAAATTCCGGAAAATTGCACGCTCGCTTATATTTTTAATCCGAAACTGTCTGTGACGGAATTGCTGCAATCGATTTGCGAGGAATTCCGCATCACGCCGGCCACCACGGCCGAGGGCGTCAAGGCGTATGTCGACGCGATCAATCTGTATTTGCTGGAAAGCCATGCGCAAGGCCGTAACAATGTGTTGATCATTGACGAGGCGCAAAACCTGTCGGCCGACGTGCTGGAACAGCTGCGCTTGCTGACCAACCTGGAAACCAGCGAACGCAAGCTGTTGCAAATCATCTTGATCGGCCAGCCGGAATTGCGCGCCATGCTGGCCCGGCCGGAACTGGAGCAACTGGCGCAGCGCGTCATCGCGCGCTACCACCTGGGCTCGCTGTCCGCCGATGAAACCGCCAGTTACGTCAGCCACCGGCTGGCGGTGGCGGGCCTGGTGTCGGCCGTGCCATTCCCGGCGCGGCTGATGGCGCAAGTGCATCAATTGAGCCGGGGCGTGCCGCGCCGTATCAATTCCTTGTGCGACCGGGCGCTATTGGGCGCGTATGTTGAAAACCAGCAGCAGGTCAACCGCACCATCTTGACCCGCGCCGCCGCTGAAATCTTTGGCGGGCAAGGCGATGCGCCCGTGGTCCGGAACGGACGCTGGCAGCAAGTGGCGCTGGGCGTGGTGGCCGGCGCCGCCATCAGCGCGCTGGTCGCATGGCAAGTGTCTGCGCATCACGCCGCCACGCCGCCACGGCCGCTGGCCAAGGCCGCCGCAGCGGTTCCGGCGCCGGCTTCGGCTGCCATCGTCGCGCCGATCATTTTGCCGGCCAGCAGCAGCGCGGATACCTTGCGCCAGCTGGCCGCGTTATGGGGCGACGCCTTGCCGGAAGGCGAGCCTTGCCAGGTCGCATTGAAAATGAATTTGCGCTGCCATGCCAGCAAGGGCGGCCTGGATGAATTACGGCTGCTGGACCGGCCGGCGATGCTGGCCTTGTCCGACGCCGCCGGCACCCCGGCCTACGTGTTGCTGACCAGCCTCAGCGACAGCAGCGCCACGCTCAATATCGGCGGCAAGCCGCAAACCGTCAGCCCGGACCAATTGGCGGCGCGTTTCGACGGCGCCTTCGTGACCTTCTGGCGCGCGCCGCGCAGCTGGCGCGATGAGGTGACGGCTGGCGACAAAGGCCCGGACGTCGATTGGCTGGCGCGCCAGCTGGCGCAATTGCACGGCTTGCCCAAGCCTGCCGGCAAGCAGCCGCTGGACGCCCATATGCAAGATTTGCTGCGCGAATTCCAGCAGAGCCAAAAATTGAAGGCCGATGGCGTGGCTGGACCAAAAACATTCATCCGCTTGATCCAGTTGGGCGGCGGCAAGGAGCCGCGCCTGTCCGGCGCGGCGCCGCTCACCGTTGCCGTGGCCGGGAAATAA
- a CDS encoding MFS transporter has translation MTKNGNRVRSPIAWVPTLYFAQGLPFYAVALVAGLMFKSMGVPNADIARWTGLIGFAWVFKPLWSPFLELAGSKKTMIVIFQVLGGLSLGGIALALHTPFWFAACVAALAMAALASSTHDIVCDGLYIASLSDKQQAAYAGWQGAFFNAGKFISLGGLVILAGYLEKNIGVASAWSVIFMIIGAMMLSLAAYHTWSLPQVRNRPVADKSVAGISGTLWDVLVDFFRKPGIWMSIAFIILFRAGEAQVQTIGPLFLREARELGGLGLSTTEVGAVYGTAGTVAFLLGSIGGGYFTSWLGLKRAMFFLILAMNLPNLVFYYLSHSLPTDLSLITMALSAEMFGYGFGFVGLILFMMQVVAVGKYQTAHYAFATGVMQLGFVLFKMVSGDIQTALGYKTFFLWVLVSALPVLILSRFMPIRPQEKTDPEDAPAVATAS, from the coding sequence ATGACTAAAAACGGCAACCGCGTCCGCAGCCCGATCGCCTGGGTGCCGACGCTGTACTTCGCGCAGGGCTTGCCGTTTTACGCGGTGGCGCTGGTGGCCGGCCTGATGTTCAAGAGCATGGGCGTGCCGAACGCCGACATCGCCCGCTGGACCGGCCTGATCGGTTTCGCCTGGGTCTTCAAGCCGCTGTGGAGCCCGTTCCTGGAACTGGCCGGCAGCAAGAAAACCATGATCGTGATTTTCCAGGTACTGGGCGGCCTGAGCCTGGGCGGCATCGCGCTGGCGCTGCATACGCCATTCTGGTTCGCCGCCTGCGTGGCGGCGCTGGCGATGGCCGCGCTGGCCTCGTCGACCCACGATATCGTCTGCGACGGCTTGTACATCGCCAGCCTGTCCGACAAGCAGCAAGCCGCGTACGCCGGCTGGCAAGGCGCGTTCTTCAACGCCGGCAAATTCATTTCGCTGGGCGGCCTGGTGATCCTGGCCGGCTACCTGGAAAAAAACATCGGCGTGGCCAGCGCCTGGTCGGTGATCTTCATGATCATCGGCGCGATGATGCTGTCGCTGGCGGCCTACCATACCTGGTCGCTGCCGCAAGTGCGCAACCGGCCGGTGGCCGACAAGAGCGTGGCCGGCATCAGCGGCACGCTGTGGGACGTGCTGGTCGACTTTTTCAGGAAGCCGGGCATCTGGATGTCGATCGCCTTCATCATCCTGTTCCGCGCCGGCGAGGCGCAGGTGCAAACCATCGGCCCGCTGTTCCTGCGCGAAGCGCGCGAACTGGGCGGCCTGGGCCTGAGCACCACCGAAGTGGGCGCGGTCTACGGCACCGCCGGCACCGTCGCGTTCTTGCTGGGCAGCATAGGCGGCGGTTATTTCACGTCGTGGCTGGGCTTGAAGCGCGCGATGTTTTTCCTGATCCTGGCGATGAACTTGCCGAACCTGGTGTTTTATTACCTGAGCCACAGCCTGCCGACCGACTTGAGCCTGATCACGATGGCGCTCAGCGCCGAAATGTTCGGCTACGGGTTCGGCTTCGTCGGCCTGATCCTGTTCATGATGCAGGTGGTCGCGGTCGGCAAATACCAGACCGCCCACTACGCGTTCGCCACCGGCGTGATGCAGCTCGGCTTCGTGCTGTTCAAGATGGTCAGCGGCGACATCCAGACCGCGCTCGGTTATAAAACGTTTTTCCTGTGGGTGCTGGTGTCGGCCCTGCCGGTATTGATCTTGTCGCGCTTCATGCCGATCCGTCCCCAGGAAAAAACCGATCCTGAAGACGCTCCGGCCGTTGCCACCGCTAGCTGA
- a CDS encoding ABC transporter substrate-binding protein, whose amino-acid sequence MIIKRLLAVGLTAFSVASLTAPVALAAEKIEFWTFSMKPKFTPYFNAVVQRYEAQNPGIKIEWIDFPWDVIQTKLVTRIVAGTPPALVNLNVPWADEFARDGLLTPVDGLLADAKQNYIPSALQDLTFKGRTYGFPMYSNVAVIAYNTRIFRQAGLTRGPASLDEQLAFARQIAQRTGKAGIAPALSKIDGLFMQQGLAVIADNKAVFNSPQHVALVQKLADTYKAGGLLKESLFAEDNFPAVIDAYKGGRLGMLLAPPTAMKRIQGDAQDIYAITDVAPAPLGPTGIADGGWLVHFAVPKGVPAKLLPAVGKFARFLTNDDNQLAFARQASVFPTTVKAAADPFFLSLPNNAGAAEKAVAAGALSMGHSRTLYVAGIDDYDELRRSLVKAVEAGVTGKQDVKHALDQAVLIWNKKLATLHKAAS is encoded by the coding sequence ATGATCATCAAGAGACTGTTGGCTGTCGGATTGACTGCATTTTCGGTGGCAAGCCTGACCGCCCCGGTGGCGCTGGCGGCGGAAAAAATCGAATTCTGGACCTTCAGCATGAAGCCCAAGTTCACGCCGTATTTCAACGCGGTGGTACAGCGCTACGAAGCGCAAAACCCTGGCATCAAGATCGAATGGATCGACTTCCCGTGGGACGTGATCCAGACCAAGCTGGTGACCCGCATCGTGGCCGGCACGCCGCCGGCGCTGGTCAACCTGAACGTGCCGTGGGCCGACGAATTCGCCCGCGACGGCCTGCTGACGCCGGTCGACGGCTTGCTGGCCGACGCCAAACAGAACTACATCCCCAGCGCACTGCAAGACTTGACGTTCAAGGGCCGCACCTACGGCTTCCCGATGTACAGCAATGTCGCGGTGATCGCCTATAACACCCGGATTTTCAGGCAGGCCGGCCTGACGCGCGGCCCGGCCAGCCTCGACGAACAACTGGCGTTTGCGCGCCAGATCGCGCAGCGCACCGGCAAGGCCGGCATCGCGCCGGCGCTGTCCAAGATCGACGGCCTGTTCATGCAGCAGGGCCTGGCCGTCATCGCCGATAACAAGGCGGTGTTCAATTCGCCGCAACACGTGGCGCTGGTGCAAAAGCTGGCTGATACCTATAAAGCCGGAGGCTTGCTCAAGGAAAGCCTGTTCGCCGAAGATAACTTCCCGGCCGTGATCGACGCTTACAAGGGCGGCCGGCTCGGCATGCTGCTGGCGCCGCCGACCGCGATGAAACGGATCCAGGGCGACGCGCAAGATATCTACGCCATCACCGACGTCGCGCCGGCGCCGCTGGGGCCGACCGGCATCGCCGACGGCGGCTGGCTGGTGCATTTCGCGGTGCCGAAAGGCGTGCCGGCCAAGCTGCTGCCGGCGGTCGGCAAGTTCGCCCGCTTCCTGACCAATGACGACAACCAGCTGGCGTTCGCCCGCCAGGCCAGCGTATTCCCGACCACCGTCAAGGCGGCGGCCGATCCGTTCTTCCTATCGCTGCCGAATAACGCCGGCGCGGCGGAAAAGGCGGTCGCCGCCGGCGCGCTGTCGATGGGCCACTCGCGCACGCTGTACGTGGCCGGCATCGACGACTACGATGAATTGCGACGCTCGCTGGTCAAGGCGGTCGAAGCGGGCGTCACCGGCAAGCAGGACGTCAAGCACGCGCTGGACCAGGCGGTGCTGATCTGGAACAAGAAGCTCGCCACGCTGCACAAGGCCGCCTCATGA
- a CDS encoding general secretion pathway protein GspB, with protein MSYILEALKKAQAERQLGELPTIHAPQLHDAARAATASRKPLWLVLGAGVLLAGGGLLAWRQPWQADSGTAPLAPLVAAVTPTAAPPAAPLLIVPAPMAAPAPKPEPVAPVATVAPAAVAKPAAVPVPAAAVAQPVAAADEAVPGLRDLPEPIQRQIPPVALGGYIYSKDPAERLLLIDKVLRHEAEEVAPGLVLEKLQPKSAIFSFKGYRYRVPY; from the coding sequence ATGTCCTATATTTTAGAAGCATTAAAGAAAGCCCAGGCAGAACGCCAGTTGGGCGAGTTGCCAACCATACACGCGCCGCAATTGCATGACGCCGCACGTGCCGCGACCGCCAGCCGCAAACCGCTGTGGCTGGTCCTCGGCGCCGGCGTGCTGCTGGCCGGCGGCGGATTGCTGGCCTGGCGCCAGCCATGGCAGGCGGACAGCGGCACGGCGCCACTTGCGCCGCTTGTCGCCGCGGTCACGCCAACGGCCGCGCCGCCTGCCGCGCCGCTGCTGATCGTTCCCGCCCCGATGGCGGCGCCGGCGCCCAAACCGGAGCCTGTGGCGCCAGTGGCAACGGTAGCGCCGGCTGCCGTTGCCAAGCCTGCTGCGGTCCCGGTCCCGGCGGCTGCCGTGGCGCAGCCGGTGGCGGCCGCCGATGAAGCGGTGCCGGGGTTGCGCGACTTGCCGGAACCGATACAGCGCCAGATTCCGCCAGTAGCGCTGGGCGGTTATATCTATTCGAAAGACCCGGCCGAGCGCCTGTTGTTGATCGACAAGGTGCTGCGCCACGAAGCTGAGGAAGTGGCGCCCGGCCTGGTGCTGGAGAAGCTGCAACCGAAGTCGGCCATCTTCAGTTTCAAAGGCTACCGCTACCGCGTGCCGTATTGA
- the nagA gene encoding N-acetylglucosamine-6-phosphate deacetylase produces MSDVTNIKGNILTPGGWIHGAIEFDERIAAIHGSSVHPSLNGDDYILPGFIDLHVHGGAGKDIMEGGDAVYSIAAIHARHGTTSLLATTMTAPPEDIDLALQAIGRAAKQRKPGTARVLGAHLEGPYINSGKLGAQPNYARAASMAEIERLQTFADLRVITVAPEIAGHLELVRALSNAGMRVQIGHTLGSYEDGVAAMEHGASGFTHLFNAMSGLHHREPGMVGAALAHAQYAELIPDLLHVHPGAIKTALRAIPQLYCVTDSTAATGMPDGEYMLGRHAVQKCMGGVRLPDGTLAGSTLTLDQALRNLVGLGLELADASRRVSTNAADYLGLQERGRLAPGAYADLVVLDRDLKLKAVYIEGEFCDLNDA; encoded by the coding sequence ATGAGCGATGTGACCAACATTAAAGGCAATATCCTGACACCGGGCGGCTGGATCCACGGCGCCATCGAATTCGATGAGCGCATCGCGGCGATCCACGGCAGCTCGGTCCACCCGTCGCTGAACGGCGACGATTACATCCTGCCCGGCTTCATCGACCTGCACGTGCATGGCGGCGCCGGCAAGGACATCATGGAAGGCGGCGACGCGGTCTACAGCATCGCCGCGATCCATGCGCGGCACGGCACCACCAGCCTGCTGGCCACCACCATGACGGCGCCGCCGGAAGACATCGACCTGGCGCTGCAAGCGATCGGCCGCGCCGCCAAACAGCGCAAGCCGGGCACCGCGCGGGTGCTGGGCGCGCACCTGGAAGGGCCGTACATCAATTCCGGCAAGCTGGGCGCGCAACCGAACTATGCGCGCGCCGCCAGCATGGCCGAGATCGAACGCCTGCAAACCTTCGCCGACCTGCGCGTGATCACGGTGGCGCCGGAAATCGCCGGCCACCTGGAACTGGTGCGCGCGCTGTCGAACGCCGGCATGCGGGTGCAGATCGGCCACACGCTCGGCTCGTACGAGGACGGCGTGGCGGCGATGGAGCACGGCGCCTCCGGTTTTACCCATCTGTTCAACGCCATGAGCGGCTTGCATCACCGCGAGCCGGGCATGGTCGGCGCCGCGCTGGCGCACGCCCAGTACGCCGAACTGATCCCGGATTTGCTGCACGTGCATCCGGGCGCGATCAAGACCGCGCTGCGCGCCATTCCGCAACTGTACTGCGTGACCGATTCGACCGCCGCCACCGGCATGCCGGACGGCGAATACATGCTGGGCCGCCACGCGGTGCAAAAATGCATGGGCGGCGTGCGCCTGCCCGACGGCACGCTGGCCGGCAGCACGCTGACGCTGGACCAGGCGCTGCGCAACCTGGTCGGCCTGGGCCTGGAACTGGCCGACGCCTCGCGCCGCGTGTCGACCAACGCCGCCGATTATCTGGGCCTGCAAGAACGCGGCCGGCTGGCCCCCGGCGCTTATGCTGATCTGGTAGTACTCGATCGTGACCTGAAACTCAAAGCTGTATATATCGAAGGAGAATTTTGTGACCTCAATGATGCTTAA
- a CDS encoding GntR family transcriptional regulator: protein MLAKLSAFKPDPGSDTPLYMQLANMLSDGIASGDWRANQALPSERVLSDLLEISRVTARKAIDMLCERGMLTRKRGSGTYITPKLEQPLSRLTSFSEELRQRGFTAGSRWLQRDIGIAAPLELLSLGLSPHMPVARLKRLRTADEVVMAIETTTIPALYMPDPQKVTDSLYGYLESCGTIPMRALQHIRAVNASPEQARLANIKAGEAMLHITRVSYLDNGAAVELTHSYCRSDYYEFVAESRR from the coding sequence ATGCTAGCCAAATTGTCCGCGTTCAAGCCGGATCCCGGCAGCGACACCCCTTTATATATGCAACTGGCGAACATGCTGTCGGACGGCATCGCCAGCGGCGACTGGCGCGCCAACCAGGCGTTGCCGTCGGAACGGGTGTTGTCCGACTTGCTTGAAATTTCGCGCGTCACGGCGCGCAAGGCGATCGACATGCTGTGCGAGCGCGGCATGCTGACCAGGAAGCGCGGTTCCGGCACCTACATCACGCCGAAACTGGAACAGCCGCTGTCGCGCCTGACCAGCTTTTCGGAAGAGCTGCGCCAGCGCGGCTTTACCGCCGGCTCGCGCTGGCTGCAGCGCGACATCGGCATCGCCGCGCCGCTGGAACTGCTGTCGCTGGGCCTGTCGCCGCACATGCCGGTGGCGCGCCTGAAACGGCTGCGCACCGCCGACGAAGTCGTGATGGCGATCGAAACCACCACCATCCCGGCGCTGTACATGCCGGACCCGCAGAAAGTCACGGATTCGCTGTACGGCTATCTGGAATCATGCGGCACCATTCCGATGCGCGCGCTACAGCATATACGCGCCGTCAACGCCAGCCCGGAACAAGCGCGGCTGGCCAATATCAAGGCGGGCGAAGCGATGCTGCACATCACCCGCGTCAGCTATCTCGACAACGGCGCAGCGGTGGAACTGACCCACTCGTATTGCCGCAGTGATTATTATGAATTTGTAGCGGAGTCGCGCAGATGA
- a CDS encoding carbohydrate ABC transporter permease encodes MKHHWQAWLFLAPALVLLAVFSFWPVGYGSVLAFTDYSLIRETSFVGLDNFRYIFNNEMFVSGLKNSLLFLLMVPFVQIGAIALAVLVNNRLPGIRLFRAAFYVPVVTTVSVVGIMWGFMFHEQGALNYLMMTLKLVNAPVGWLTDDTLALFAIMFVTLWRGLGWYMVMYLAALQAIPSDMQEAAMLDGASRWQRFWKITVPMLRPTIMLCSILSVLAALKAYQEVDVLTQGGPMNSTFTALYYAYDQGLKHLKLPRALAASFVVSLFCIAIALLCLRYLKPKHR; translated from the coding sequence ATGAAACACCATTGGCAAGCGTGGCTGTTCCTGGCGCCGGCGCTGGTGCTGCTGGCGGTGTTTTCGTTCTGGCCGGTCGGCTACGGCTCGGTGCTGGCGTTCACCGACTACAGCCTGATCCGCGAAACCAGCTTCGTCGGCCTCGACAATTTCCGCTACATTTTCAATAACGAGATGTTCGTCTCGGGCCTGAAGAATTCGCTGCTGTTCCTGCTGATGGTGCCGTTCGTGCAAATCGGCGCGATCGCGCTGGCGGTGCTGGTGAATAACCGCCTGCCCGGCATCCGCCTGTTCCGCGCCGCCTTTTATGTGCCGGTGGTGACCACCGTGTCGGTGGTCGGCATCATGTGGGGTTTCATGTTCCACGAACAGGGCGCGCTGAACTACCTGATGATGACGCTGAAGCTGGTCAACGCGCCGGTCGGCTGGCTGACCGACGACACGCTGGCGCTATTCGCCATCATGTTCGTCACGCTGTGGCGCGGCCTGGGCTGGTATATGGTGATGTACCTGGCCGCCTTGCAGGCTATCCCGTCGGACATGCAGGAAGCGGCGATGCTGGACGGCGCCAGCCGCTGGCAGCGTTTCTGGAAAATCACCGTGCCGATGCTGCGCCCGACCATCATGCTGTGCTCGATCCTGTCGGTGCTGGCGGCGTTGAAGGCGTACCAGGAAGTCGACGTGCTGACCCAGGGCGGGCCGATGAATTCGACCTTCACGGCGCTGTATTACGCCTACGACCAGGGCTTGAAGCACTTGAAGCTGCCGCGCGCGCTGGCCGCCAGCTTTGTCGTGTCGCTGTTCTGCATCGCCATCGCGCTGCTGTGCCTGCGCTATTTGAAACCGAAGCACCGATAA
- a CDS encoding carbohydrate ABC transporter permease has protein sequence MKKPAFKLWLPLAGHYLILCVIAVICVFPFWWTLVTAISTEGNIFAFPPTFWPQAPSLDNFIEVFRAIPILAFFKNSVLIALCTVFWKLLLCSMAAYPLARLRFRGRKLVFGLILATLVLPSEVNFLVNFITVTQLSLVDTYTGVILPNVVTAVAILLLKQAFEEVPQDLIDAARVDGASEWTIFSKIMLPLITPWLATVGILTAVESWNEYIWPSIVMSKPDEFPLSVGVLYLRGTFGSSTRVIAAGTLITIVPTLLAFLFTQRFFMRGMDGAVK, from the coding sequence ATGAAAAAACCTGCGTTCAAACTCTGGCTCCCGCTCGCCGGACATTACCTGATCCTGTGCGTAATCGCGGTGATTTGCGTATTCCCGTTCTGGTGGACGCTGGTCACGGCGATTTCCACCGAGGGCAATATCTTCGCCTTCCCGCCGACCTTCTGGCCGCAAGCGCCGTCGCTGGACAATTTCATCGAAGTGTTCCGCGCGATCCCGATCCTGGCGTTCTTCAAGAACTCGGTGCTGATCGCGCTGTGCACGGTGTTCTGGAAATTGCTGCTGTGTTCGATGGCCGCCTACCCGCTGGCGCGGCTGCGATTTCGCGGCCGCAAACTGGTGTTCGGCCTGATCCTGGCGACGCTGGTGCTGCCGTCGGAAGTGAACTTCCTGGTCAACTTCATCACCGTCACCCAACTGAGCCTGGTCGACACCTACACCGGCGTGATCTTGCCGAACGTGGTGACGGCGGTCGCCATCCTGCTGCTGAAACAGGCGTTCGAGGAAGTGCCGCAAGACTTGATCGACGCGGCGCGGGTCGATGGCGCCTCCGAGTGGACCATCTTCAGCAAGATCATGCTGCCGCTGATCACGCCATGGCTGGCCACGGTCGGCATCCTGACGGCGGTGGAATCGTGGAATGAATACATCTGGCCGTCGATCGTGATGAGCAAGCCGGATGAATTCCCGCTGTCGGTCGGCGTGCTGTACTTGCGCGGCACCTTCGGCAGCAGCACCCGCGTGATCGCGGCCGGCACCCTGATCACCATCGTGCCGACGCTGCTCGCCTTCCTGTTCACGCAGCGCTTCTTCATGCGCGGCATGGATGGCGCCGTCAAATAA
- a CDS encoding SIS domain-containing protein yields the protein MMLKEAVSAAECVALQLASDTERYAELGRKLRSTSFSTALTIARGSSDHASSYVAYLIMARLGRVVASLPMSLVTLNKSPLQTRDTLAISISQSGQSPDVVEPIRYFRDGGATTIALVNDIESPLAQAAEWAMPLRAGKEQSVAATKSFITSLVAGARLVAQWQNDPELQAGLEALPAALLEATKADWSLAVEVLAPAKKLMVVGRGISFPIALEAALKFKETSALQAEAFSGAEIKHGPMALIEEGYPLLIFATRGPTQASLLQLAAEMRDRGARVLLAAPADVAERDLTLPVAATPDLDPIVAIQAFYVMAAQLSAARGLDPDTPRHLSKVTKTN from the coding sequence ATGATGCTTAAAGAAGCCGTTTCCGCCGCCGAATGCGTCGCCCTGCAACTGGCCAGCGATACTGAACGCTACGCGGAACTGGGCCGTAAATTGAGGAGCACCTCGTTCTCCACCGCGCTGACCATCGCGCGCGGCAGTTCGGACCACGCCTCCAGCTACGTCGCCTACCTGATCATGGCGCGCCTGGGCCGCGTGGTGGCGTCGCTGCCGATGTCGCTGGTGACGCTGAACAAGTCGCCGCTGCAAACCCGCGACACGCTGGCGATCTCGATTTCGCAATCCGGCCAGAGCCCGGACGTGGTCGAACCGATCCGCTACTTCCGCGACGGCGGCGCGACCACCATCGCGCTGGTCAACGATATCGAATCGCCGCTGGCGCAAGCGGCCGAGTGGGCCATGCCGCTGCGCGCCGGCAAGGAGCAAAGCGTGGCCGCGACCAAGAGCTTCATCACCAGCCTGGTGGCCGGCGCGCGCCTGGTCGCGCAATGGCAAAACGATCCTGAATTGCAAGCCGGCCTGGAAGCCCTGCCGGCCGCGCTGCTGGAAGCCACCAAGGCCGACTGGTCGCTGGCGGTCGAAGTGCTGGCGCCAGCCAAGAAACTGATGGTGGTCGGACGCGGCATCAGCTTCCCGATCGCACTGGAAGCGGCGCTGAAATTCAAGGAAACCTCGGCGCTGCAAGCCGAAGCGTTCAGCGGCGCCGAAATCAAGCACGGCCCGATGGCGCTGATCGAAGAAGGCTATCCGCTGCTGATTTTCGCCACCCGCGGCCCGACCCAGGCCAGCCTGCTGCAACTGGCTGCCGAAATGCGCGACCGCGGCGCGCGCGTGCTGCTGGCGGCGCCGGCCGACGTCGCCGAACGCGACTTGACGCTGCCGGTGGCGGCCACGCCGGACCTCGACCCGATCGTGGCGATCCAGGCGTTTTACGTGATGGCGGCGCAATTGTCGGCCGCGCGCGGTCTCGATCCGGACACCCCGCGCCACCTCAGCAAGGTCACCAAAACGAACTAA
- a CDS encoding BadF/BadG/BcrA/BcrD ATPase family protein, whose protein sequence is MIEYLIGVDGGGSGTRVRLARIDGTELAHGQSGPSGLMHGIERAWISVNNAVALAFEAAGLNQPPLERIAIGLGLAGVHNKQWAAAFTGHNPGYAVVALESDALTTLLGAHQGQPGAIVAIGTGSVGEVLDAQGRRREVGGWGFPAGDEAGGAWIGLRAMGHVQQVLDGRAEANPFASAVIEACGGSRDAIQVWLAGASQTTFAQLARLVLEHATSNPAAHAILYEAGQQVALIAEALDDTRLLPIALCGGLAGPLSPYLPPSLLSRVVPAHGDSAMGGLRLIQNRLKETETC, encoded by the coding sequence ATGATCGAATATTTAATCGGGGTCGACGGAGGCGGAAGCGGAACCAGGGTGCGTCTTGCGCGCATCGACGGCACTGAACTGGCCCACGGCCAAAGCGGACCGTCCGGCTTGATGCACGGCATCGAGCGGGCCTGGATATCGGTAAATAACGCCGTCGCACTAGCCTTCGAGGCGGCCGGCCTGAACCAGCCGCCGCTGGAGCGCATCGCCATCGGCCTCGGCCTGGCCGGCGTGCACAACAAACAATGGGCGGCCGCCTTCACCGGCCACAATCCCGGCTATGCGGTGGTGGCGCTGGAATCGGATGCGCTGACCACGCTGCTCGGCGCGCACCAGGGCCAGCCCGGCGCGATCGTCGCGATCGGCACCGGCAGCGTCGGCGAAGTACTCGATGCGCAGGGCCGGCGGCGCGAGGTCGGCGGCTGGGGCTTCCCGGCCGGCGACGAAGCCGGCGGCGCCTGGATCGGCTTGCGCGCGATGGGCCATGTCCAGCAAGTGCTGGACGGCCGCGCCGAGGCCAACCCATTCGCCTCCGCCGTCATCGAAGCATGCGGCGGCAGCCGCGATGCGATCCAGGTGTGGCTGGCCGGCGCCAGCCAGACCACGTTTGCGCAACTGGCGCGGCTGGTACTGGAACACGCCACCAGCAACCCGGCCGCCCACGCGATCCTGTATGAAGCAGGCCAGCAAGTGGCGCTGATCGCCGAAGCGCTGGACGATACCCGGCTGCTGCCGATCGCCCTGTGCGGCGGCCTGGCCGGCCCGCTGTCGCCCTACCTGCCGCCAAGCCTGCTGAGCCGGGTGGTGCCGGCCCACGGCGATTCCGCCATGGGCGGGCTGCGCCTGATCCAGAACCGCCTGAAGGAGACCGAGACATGCTAG